One window of the Candidatus Stoquefichus sp. SB1 genome contains the following:
- a CDS encoding helix-turn-helix domain-containing protein: protein MEYVNKKKLLYLEYLHRENDIRHHRYDEEMAQYDYLKVGNPKAIEKSIEMFHSNLMGHVSHDSLRNMKYLFVASITLATRFAITGGMDEETAYNASDLYIQKMDTLTDIEAVQALHKDMFSFFTHYMGSIQKEKIFSKHIVMCIDYINYHLNEKITIKKLSDYVGLNHNYLSELFKKETGYTILEYITNKRIETACNMLKYSQYSSSEIASILAFSSQSHFVQIFKKKKHMTPKQYRDTHYRNELSEKE from the coding sequence ATGGAATATGTCAATAAAAAGAAATTATTATATTTAGAATATTTACATCGTGAAAATGATATTCGTCATCATCGCTATGATGAAGAAATGGCACAATATGACTATTTGAAAGTAGGTAATCCAAAAGCAATTGAAAAATCAATTGAAATGTTTCACTCAAATCTAATGGGACATGTTTCTCATGATTCCCTGAGAAATATGAAATACTTATTCGTTGCATCAATCACTTTAGCAACACGTTTTGCAATAACTGGTGGTATGGATGAAGAAACAGCTTATAATGCAAGTGATCTTTATATTCAAAAAATGGATACATTAACTGATATTGAAGCAGTGCAGGCATTACATAAAGATATGTTTTCTTTCTTTACTCATTACATGGGATCAATTCAAAAAGAAAAAATATTTTCAAAACATATTGTCATGTGTATTGATTATATTAATTATCATTTAAATGAAAAAATCACTATCAAAAAACTGAGTGATTATGTTGGACTAAATCATAATTATCTTTCTGAATTGTTCAAAAAAGAAACAGGCTATACAATTTTAGAATATATAACCAATAAACGAATTGAAACAGCCTGCAATATGTTAAAATATTCGCAATATTCATCTTCTGAAATTGCTTCTATTCTTGCTTTTTCATCACAAAGTCATTTTGTTCAAATCTTCAAAAAGAAAAAACATATGACACCTAAACAATATCGAGATACACATTATCGTAATGAACTTTCTGAAAAAGAATAA
- a CDS encoding SemiSWEET transporter, which translates to MIGMIAAVIGTCSFVPQVIQIVKTKDTSSISLGMYMMFVAGIALWLIHGIRIQDMALILANGVTFILASTILTYKVKYK; encoded by the coding sequence ATGATTGGAATGATTGCAGCTGTTATAGGAACATGTTCATTTGTTCCTCAAGTTATTCAAATTGTAAAAACAAAAGATACATCTTCGATTTCACTTGGAATGTATATGATGTTTGTAGCAGGGATTGCACTGTGGCTTATTCATGGTATCCGTATTCAGGATATGGCATTAATACTTGCTAATGGGGTGACATTCATACTTGCTTCAACAATTCTTACTTATAAAGTGAAATATAAGTAA
- a CDS encoding aldo/keto reductase → MEYIQLGKSDLYVSRICLGCMGFGNASQNDGKTVAGRHSWTLDEEASRKIIKHALDVGVNFFDTAAIYQEGSSEQFIGRALNDFAKREEIVVATKFMPRTKIEKEAGLSGKDFVLKRINESLENLQMDYIDLYIMHMWDEETPFEEIMEGLNEAHRLGKIRYIGMSNCYAYQLAKINTYAKSKGYPQFISMQNHYNLLYREDEREINRYCQEENIALTPYSSLASGRLSKRPGEISKRLKEDQFAKSKYDDTKDIDQDIINRVIHLADQYNVEMTQISLAWLLTKVSAPIIGATKLYHIDEAIKALDVKLTQDDIDYLEELYVPHKLNGTMLMIKQKQS, encoded by the coding sequence ATGGAATATATTCAATTAGGAAAGAGTGACTTATATGTATCTAGGATATGTTTAGGCTGTATGGGGTTTGGAAATGCAAGTCAAAATGATGGGAAAACAGTTGCTGGGAGGCATTCATGGACTCTCGATGAAGAAGCATCTCGTAAGATTATCAAGCATGCACTTGATGTAGGTGTTAATTTTTTTGATACAGCTGCTATTTATCAAGAAGGATCTAGTGAACAGTTTATTGGCAGAGCACTCAACGATTTTGCAAAAAGAGAAGAAATAGTTGTTGCGACAAAATTTATGCCAAGAACAAAGATAGAAAAAGAAGCAGGATTAAGTGGGAAAGATTTTGTTTTAAAACGTATAAATGAAAGTTTAGAAAATTTACAGATGGACTACATTGATTTATATATTATGCATATGTGGGATGAAGAAACGCCATTTGAAGAGATTATGGAAGGATTAAATGAAGCGCATCGTTTAGGTAAGATTCGTTATATTGGAATGTCTAACTGTTATGCTTATCAATTGGCTAAAATCAATACTTATGCTAAAAGTAAGGGATATCCACAATTTATTTCAATGCAAAATCACTACAATTTACTTTATAGAGAAGATGAAAGAGAAATCAATCGTTATTGTCAGGAAGAAAATATTGCATTAACACCTTATAGTTCCTTAGCATCTGGCAGATTATCTAAGCGTCCTGGAGAAATCAGTAAACGTTTGAAAGAAGATCAATTTGCCAAAAGTAAGTATGATGATACAAAAGATATTGATCAAGACATTATCAATAGAGTCATTCATTTAGCAGATCAATACAATGTAGAAATGACACAGATTTCACTTGCATGGCTGTTGACAAAAGTGAGTGCTCCTATTATTGGAGCGACAAAGTTATATCATATAGATGAAGCAATCAAGGCATTAGATGTCAAGTTAACACAAGATGATATTGATTATTTAGAAGAATTATATGTTCCTCATAAATTAAATGGAACAATGTTAATGATTAAACAAAAACAAAGTTAA
- a CDS encoding 6-phospho-beta-glucosidase — protein MALSKDFLWGGALAAHQFEGGVLNTSKGLSVADVMTAGAHGVPRVITDGVVEGNYYPNHIGIDFYGHYKEDIAMFADMGFKCFRTSIAWTRIFPNGDEEKPNEEGLKFYDDVFDELLKYGIEPVITLSHFEMPYHLAKEYGGFMNRKTVDFFVKFAEVCFRRYKDKVKYWMTFNEINNQMNFKNDIFGWTNSGVHFGDYENPEEAMYICGHHTLLASAKAVKIGKEINPDFMIGNMISMVPYYPKSCKPANMNLMMQQMHNRWFFCDVQVRGHYPAYTLKMFERKGFNIDITEEDKKVLAEGTVDYIGFSYYMSETVDIDSQKDVSKATDGSSPYSAENPYIQVSDWGWGIDPEGLRYALNIFYERYEKPLFIVENGFGAIDQKESDGTCHDPYRIDYLRAHIQEMKKAVEEDGVDLMGYTPWGCIDCVSFTTGEMKKRYGFIYVDRDNEGNGTLERSKKDSYDWYKKVIASNGEDLD, from the coding sequence ATGGCATTAAGTAAAGATTTTTTATGGGGTGGCGCTTTAGCTGCTCATCAGTTTGAAGGTGGTGTCTTGAATACTTCTAAAGGATTAAGTGTTGCTGATGTGATGACCGCTGGGGCTCATGGTGTCCCACGTGTGATTACTGATGGTGTTGTTGAGGGAAACTATTATCCAAATCATATTGGTATTGATTTTTATGGACATTATAAAGAAGATATCGCAATGTTTGCAGATATGGGCTTTAAATGTTTTAGAACATCAATTGCCTGGACACGTATTTTCCCTAATGGTGATGAAGAAAAACCTAATGAAGAAGGATTGAAGTTCTATGATGATGTCTTTGATGAATTATTGAAATATGGAATTGAACCAGTTATTACTTTATCACATTTTGAAATGCCTTATCATCTGGCTAAAGAATATGGTGGATTTATGAATCGAAAGACAGTTGATTTCTTTGTGAAGTTTGCTGAGGTATGCTTTAGAAGATATAAGGATAAAGTGAAATATTGGATGACATTTAATGAAATCAATAATCAAATGAACTTCAAAAATGATATTTTTGGCTGGACAAATAGTGGAGTACATTTTGGAGACTATGAGAATCCAGAAGAAGCGATGTATATATGTGGACATCATACATTGTTAGCGAGTGCAAAAGCAGTGAAGATTGGTAAAGAAATCAATCCTGACTTCATGATTGGAAATATGATTTCAATGGTTCCTTATTATCCAAAAAGCTGTAAACCAGCAAATATGAATCTCATGATGCAGCAAATGCACAATAGATGGTTCTTCTGTGATGTACAAGTAAGAGGGCATTATCCTGCTTATACATTAAAGATGTTTGAAAGAAAAGGATTCAATATTGATATTACTGAAGAAGACAAGAAAGTCTTAGCTGAAGGAACTGTTGATTATATTGGATTTAGTTATTATATGAGTGAAACAGTTGATATTGATTCACAAAAAGATGTTTCTAAAGCTACTGATGGTTCTTCACCATATTCAGCTGAAAATCCTTATATTCAAGTTTCAGACTGGGGTTGGGGGATTGACCCTGAAGGTTTAAGATATGCTTTAAATATCTTCTATGAAAGATATGAAAAACCATTATTCATCGTAGAAAATGGATTTGGAGCTATTGATCAAAAAGAATCAGATGGAACATGTCATGATCCATACCGTATTGATTATTTAAGAGCCCATATTCAGGAAATGAAGAAAGCAGTTGAAGAAGATGGGGTAGACTTAATGGGATATACACCTTGGGGATGTATTGACTGTGTCTCATTTACAACAGGAGAAATGAAAAAACGTTATGGCTTCATCTATGTAGATAGAGATAATGAAGGAAATGGAACATTAGAAAGAAGCAAGAAAGATTCATATGACTGGTATAAAAAAGTCATTGCATCTAATGGTGAAGATTTAGATTAA
- a CDS encoding SemiSWEET transporter, protein MIGTIAAVLTTLSFLPQAYQVIKTKDTSGISLGMYTMFVIGVFLWIIHGWNIQDYNLIGANTITFIFASIILTYKIKYK, encoded by the coding sequence ATGATTGGAACAATTGCAGCAGTCTTAACAACATTGTCTTTTTTACCTCAAGCTTATCAAGTGATTAAAACCAAAGATACTTCTGGTATCTCACTTGGAATGTATACAATGTTTGTCATTGGTGTTTTTTTATGGATTATCCATGGATGGAATATTCAAGACTATAACTTAATTGGGGCAAATACTATTACTTTCATTTTTGCATCAATTATTTTAACTTATAAAATCAAATATAAATAA
- a CDS encoding iron-containing alcohol dehydrogenase gives MDQFQFYMPTKVLFGAGQLQHLHEEQLPGKKALITTSNGKSVKKYGYLDQLKHELDLLNIEYVLFDQIRPNPTRQNVMDGAQMAKENHCDLVIALGGGSVMDCAKCIALMATNPGDIWDYSLSQAGGKKNADFDALPIVAITTSAGTGSEVDIAAVISDDELNEKTGIFFPSMFPTLSVVDSNLMMSVPPQLTAYQGMDTFFHAAESMMNKNQHPMGEMFALKAIELVAKYLPIAYQDGSHKEARANMALANTLAAYYMLCTSAHTIEHVMGSYHKDLIHGAGLIMTAHAYYDFFAQRKAVEEPMIKMAKAMGVSNPVSGKDFIKALDDLITAVGCADLKMSDEGITFEELEKYPQRMHEVLGGDITADPLPLSDKDYLEIFQKSYK, from the coding sequence ATGGATCAATTTCAATTTTATATGCCTACAAAGGTATTATTTGGTGCTGGACAATTACAACACTTACATGAAGAACAACTTCCAGGTAAGAAAGCATTAATTACAACATCAAATGGAAAATCAGTGAAAAAGTATGGATACTTAGATCAATTAAAACACGAGTTAGATTTACTTAATATTGAATATGTTTTGTTTGATCAGATACGCCCAAATCCAACAAGACAAAATGTAATGGATGGAGCTCAAATGGCAAAAGAGAACCACTGTGATTTGGTTATTGCATTAGGTGGAGGATCAGTAATGGATTGTGCGAAATGCATTGCCTTAATGGCAACGAATCCTGGTGACATTTGGGATTATAGTTTATCACAGGCTGGTGGAAAGAAAAATGCAGATTTTGATGCTTTACCAATTGTTGCGATTACAACATCTGCTGGTACAGGAAGTGAAGTTGATATTGCAGCTGTTATATCAGATGACGAACTTAATGAAAAAACAGGTATTTTCTTTCCTTCAATGTTCCCAACTCTATCAGTAGTTGACTCAAATTTGATGATGAGTGTACCACCACAATTGACTGCTTACCAAGGAATGGATACATTCTTCCATGCAGCTGAAAGTATGATGAATAAAAATCAGCATCCAATGGGTGAAATGTTTGCTTTAAAAGCAATCGAATTAGTGGCTAAATACTTACCGATTGCTTATCAAGATGGTTCTCATAAAGAGGCAAGAGCGAACATGGCATTGGCCAATACATTGGCTGCCTACTACATGTTATGTACTTCAGCACATACAATTGAACATGTCATGGGAAGTTATCATAAAGATCTAATTCATGGAGCAGGATTGATTATGACCGCACATGCTTATTATGATTTCTTTGCTCAACGAAAAGCTGTTGAAGAACCAATGATAAAAATGGCAAAAGCAATGGGTGTTTCAAATCCAGTATCAGGGAAGGATTTTATCAAAGCATTAGATGATTTAATTACAGCAGTTGGATGTGCTGATTTAAAAATGAGTGATGAAGGTATTACTTTTGAAGAACTAGAAAAATATCCACAACGTATGCATGAAGTATTGGGTGGTGATATCACAGCTGACCCACTTCCTTTATCAGATAAAGATTATCTGGAGATTTTCCAAAAATCATATAAATAG
- a CDS encoding TetR/AcrR family transcriptional regulator, with translation MDKRKIANQKVKDNLLAALIELAKNENWSNITVTALIEKAHVARSSYYRNFSSIEDIVDYGIMQMHKKYQHERPTPYENFHDKNLMHFKFEFYKKHADLLLTFHHTQTSQSLLSVINDFVIDACGDMPYSSISKYELYYYSGAFYNMVICWLEDGAKESPEDMAEEFLRIVNTGVSKNFKK, from the coding sequence ATGGATAAAAGAAAAATAGCAAATCAAAAAGTAAAAGATAATTTATTAGCAGCTCTTATAGAATTAGCCAAAAATGAAAATTGGTCAAATATAACAGTAACAGCATTAATTGAGAAAGCTCATGTAGCAAGGTCATCTTATTATCGTAATTTTTCATCGATTGAGGATATTGTTGATTATGGAATCATGCAAATGCATAAAAAATATCAGCATGAAAGACCAACACCTTACGAAAATTTCCATGATAAAAATTTAATGCATTTTAAATTTGAATTTTATAAAAAACATGCAGATCTTTTATTAACCTTTCACCATACCCAAACATCTCAAAGTTTATTATCTGTCATTAATGATTTTGTTATAGATGCTTGTGGGGATATGCCATATAGTTCCATTTCAAAATATGAGCTATACTACTATTCTGGTGCTTTCTACAACATGGTCATCTGTTGGTTAGAAGATGGTGCAAAGGAAAGTCCAGAGGATATGGCCGAAGAATTTTTACGTATCGTGAATACTGGTGTTTCTAAAAATTTTAAAAAATAG
- a CDS encoding class I SAM-dependent methyltransferase, whose product MSYDGLNMWNNWSKSRKGKPVYDKWLDEYEDVLKENKENVIVDLGAGIGANTLYLMERGYRVLSCDYAIEALMNIHDHIKDSYIQHLDMRSPFPFDDQSLSVMIADISLHYFDDSTTLRIMKEIKRVLKEDGVLLARVSRYDDMSYHGKQIEENYYDMGSYAQRYFTVHDIKKYFGIIGSISYQETTMVRDEPFYSYPKYLYQIKVKKG is encoded by the coding sequence ATGTCATATGATGGACTAAACATGTGGAATAACTGGTCTAAAAGCAGAAAAGGGAAACCGGTCTATGATAAATGGTTAGATGAGTATGAAGATGTATTAAAAGAAAATAAAGAGAATGTGATTGTTGATTTAGGAGCAGGTATAGGGGCCAATACTTTGTATTTGATGGAAAGGGGATATAGAGTGTTATCTTGTGATTATGCGATTGAAGCATTAATGAATATTCATGATCATATTAAAGATAGTTATATTCAGCATCTTGATATGAGATCTCCATTTCCTTTTGATGATCAAAGTCTGTCAGTGATGATTGCAGATATTTCATTACATTATTTTGATGACTCTACAACTTTAAGAATTATGAAAGAAATCAAGCGTGTTTTAAAAGAAGATGGAGTTTTATTAGCACGTGTTTCAAGATATGATGATATGTCATATCATGGTAAACAAATTGAAGAGAATTATTATGATATGGGGAGTTATGCACAAAGATATTTTACAGTTCATGATATCAAAAAGTATTTTGGTATTATTGGTTCTATAAGTTATCAAGAAACTACAATGGTAAGAGATGAACCATTTTACTCATATCCTAAATATTTATACCAGATCAAAGTAAAAAAGGGGTGA
- a CDS encoding DMT family transporter, which translates to MKKGYIYLVLTALFWSFAGICIRFNNQSALFISVINAMIGVCFNLIFNHQKIKLNKTILFAGFCQFMMGVTFILANQLTTVGNAIILQYTSMIFVLIYQCIDKRQLPKLKQILIIFVVIVGMILFFLDSISFQGLLGNIIAIISGAFYGLQFYINTKENADPYSSMIVNFLFSIALIGFVIKDFGNVTIVEWSAMATSGLICAGLGSLCFAKGISKVNALTANIICMLEIIFAPIWAYLIFHETIGQMSLIGAAIMLSGMLYHLYLENPINKKCVSNYHVSSNENNNIEVIKH; encoded by the coding sequence ATGAAGAAAGGATATATTTATTTGGTGTTGACTGCTTTATTTTGGAGTTTTGCAGGCATTTGTATTCGATTTAATAATCAGTCAGCATTATTCATTAGTGTTATCAATGCGATGATTGGAGTATGCTTTAATCTCATATTTAATCATCAGAAAATCAAACTGAATAAAACAATATTATTTGCTGGATTCTGTCAGTTTATGATGGGAGTAACATTTATTTTAGCTAATCAACTGACAACAGTTGGAAATGCAATTATTTTACAGTATACTTCAATGATTTTTGTTTTAATCTATCAATGTATTGATAAAAGACAATTGCCAAAACTTAAACAGATTCTCATTATATTTGTTGTTATTGTTGGAATGATTTTATTTTTCCTTGATTCTATTTCTTTTCAAGGTTTATTGGGTAATATCATTGCAATTATATCAGGAGCATTTTATGGTTTACAATTCTATATCAATACAAAAGAAAATGCTGATCCTTATTCTTCAATGATTGTCAATTTCCTTTTTTCAATAGCTTTGATTGGTTTTGTAATCAAGGATTTTGGAAATGTAACAATTGTTGAATGGAGTGCTATGGCAACCAGTGGACTGATTTGTGCCGGTTTAGGAAGTCTATGTTTTGCGAAAGGGATAAGCAAGGTTAATGCTTTGACTGCCAATATTATATGTATGCTAGAAATTATTTTTGCGCCTATCTGGGCATATCTTATTTTTCATGAAACGATTGGACAGATGTCATTGATTGGAGCAGCTATTATGTTATCGGGAATGCTATATCATTTATATTTGGAAAATCCAATCAATAAGAAGTGTGTCAGTAATTATCATGTCTCTTCAAATGAAAATAATAATATTGAAGTTATAAAACACTAA